From a single Methylacidiphilum kamchatkense Kam1 genomic region:
- the purB gene encoding adenylosuccinate lyase — translation MIDRYSREPMLQIWSEQKRVDSWIKIEFLVLETLVELGYLPREETKDIQKNISIGLEEIKKREAITQHEILAFLEPLAEQIGPAGRYLHFGLTSSDILDTTFALQLKEAAELLLSDIDILLKVIEEKAIQYAFVPMIGRTHGVFAEPTTYGLKLLQMLEEFKRARSRLLQAKEEISYGMISGAVGTYAHLDPEVEAIVLKKLGLKVEPISSQVIPRDRHAFFLNCIALIGSSVERWATEFRHLQRSEVLEVEEPFKPKQKGSSAMPHKKNPILCERLCGLARLLRGYALSAMENISLWHERDISHSSVERVAFPDATILLDYMLALLSDVLKGQTVYPERMKENILASRELFASEGLMLALVQKGISRKEAYEAVQQVAMSCWQGDLPLSVYAKSHPFISTLLEPKEINSLCSLDFYLKNVPTLFHRCGVKIEDQPVTSHEHD, via the coding sequence ATGATCGATCGGTACTCTCGCGAACCCATGCTCCAAATTTGGAGCGAACAAAAAAGAGTTGACAGTTGGATTAAAATTGAATTTCTCGTTTTAGAAACTCTGGTTGAGTTGGGCTATTTACCAAGAGAAGAAACAAAAGACATTCAGAAAAATATATCAATTGGCCTCGAGGAAATTAAGAAACGCGAAGCGATCACTCAGCATGAAATTCTTGCTTTCCTTGAACCACTTGCTGAACAGATTGGTCCGGCTGGAAGGTATCTCCACTTTGGTTTAACTTCTTCAGATATCCTTGATACCACCTTTGCTCTCCAATTGAAAGAAGCCGCAGAGCTTCTCCTTTCTGATATCGACATTCTGCTTAAAGTGATCGAAGAGAAAGCCATCCAGTATGCCTTTGTCCCCATGATTGGAAGAACCCATGGGGTATTTGCCGAACCTACGACTTATGGATTAAAGCTGCTGCAGATGCTTGAAGAATTTAAAAGAGCACGTAGCCGACTGCTGCAGGCTAAAGAAGAAATTTCTTATGGCATGATTTCTGGTGCGGTTGGGACGTATGCCCACTTGGATCCGGAGGTCGAAGCAATTGTGCTAAAAAAACTTGGATTAAAAGTTGAGCCTATTTCCTCTCAAGTGATCCCTCGGGATCGACACGCTTTTTTTCTAAATTGCATCGCTCTTATTGGGAGCTCTGTGGAGCGATGGGCTACAGAGTTTCGTCATTTACAAAGATCTGAAGTCCTCGAAGTCGAAGAGCCATTCAAGCCAAAGCAGAAAGGTAGCAGTGCCATGCCACACAAAAAAAATCCCATTCTTTGCGAAAGACTCTGCGGCCTAGCCCGGCTTCTGAGAGGCTACGCTCTTTCTGCTATGGAGAATATAAGCCTCTGGCATGAAAGAGACATCAGCCATTCCTCTGTAGAAAGAGTGGCTTTCCCTGATGCCACCATCCTGCTTGATTACATGCTTGCATTGCTTTCGGATGTCCTCAAAGGTCAAACTGTTTATCCAGAAAGAATGAAAGAAAATATCCTAGCCAGTCGTGAGCTCTTTGCATCAGAAGGGCTGATGTTGGCTCTCGTTCAAAAGGGTATAAGTAGAAAAGAAGCATATGAAGCGGTACAGCAAGTAGCAATGAGTTGTTGGCAAGGCGACCTCCCATTGAGTGTTTATGCTAAATCTCATCCCTTCATTTCGACTCTTCTTGAGCCTAAAGAGATCAATTCTCTTTGCTCCCTTGACTTTTATCTGAAAAATGTCCCTACTCTTTTCCATCGATGCGGAGTAAAAATTGAAGACCAACCCGTTACATCCCACGAACATGACTAG
- the thpR gene encoding RNA 2',3'-cyclic phosphodiesterase, with amino-acid sequence MNLSTDFKEEEKKERFFFAFWPDENLQSLLSKLAKDLFPKIEGRAIPQDSLHVTVLFLGWHLPSLMDEITKQIPSFLKPEGFPLSLYFDKAVFKKKGKEGIIWFEATLVPLALEKLIKKLIQLMIDNKVSFQAYDKFIPHITVFRHVSNKSVPSNMKKNQTIALPTPFELTIEALHLVRSELKPSGSHYTKIWSYSLKPE; translated from the coding sequence ATGAATCTTTCAACTGATTTCAAAGAAGAAGAAAAAAAAGAAAGATTTTTTTTTGCTTTTTGGCCGGATGAAAATCTACAATCCCTTTTAAGTAAGCTCGCAAAGGATTTATTTCCAAAAATTGAAGGGAGAGCCATTCCTCAAGATTCTCTTCATGTAACTGTTCTTTTCTTAGGTTGGCATTTACCAAGCCTTATGGATGAAATTACAAAACAGATCCCTTCTTTTTTAAAACCTGAGGGGTTTCCGCTCTCTCTCTATTTCGATAAAGCTGTTTTTAAAAAGAAAGGGAAAGAAGGTATTATATGGTTTGAAGCCACTCTGGTGCCTTTAGCCCTAGAAAAATTGATCAAAAAACTTATCCAGCTTATGATCGATAATAAAGTTTCCTTTCAGGCTTACGATAAATTTATTCCACATATCACTGTCTTTCGCCATGTTTCTAATAAGAGCGTACCAAGTAATATGAAAAAAAACCAAACCATCGCTCTGCCTACACCTTTCGAACTAACAATAGAGGCTTTGCATTTAGTACGGTCTGAACTGAAACCTTCAGGAAGTCATTATACAAAAATTTGGAGTTACTCATTGAAGCCAGAATGA
- a CDS encoding NADH-quinone oxidoreductase subunit A — translation MSLFLAQSQPLSEQINTLAFVFQFLAALLVAAGMLGVAALIGQKGRKTKEKDIPYECGKDPIGPQNPRFSVKFYMVAMLFILFDIETIFFFAWAISYQDLLSQGIGALFVILFFLFLLGVGFVYEVQKKSLDWTQRG, via the coding sequence ATGAGTTTATTTTTAGCACAATCACAGCCTTTATCAGAACAAATCAACACGCTTGCCTTTGTGTTTCAATTTCTGGCTGCCCTTCTTGTTGCTGCTGGAATGCTTGGCGTTGCTGCTCTAATTGGGCAAAAAGGGAGGAAAACAAAAGAAAAAGATATTCCCTATGAATGTGGAAAGGATCCAATAGGTCCTCAGAATCCACGATTTTCTGTAAAGTTTTATATGGTGGCAATGCTTTTCATTCTTTTTGACATCGAGACAATTTTTTTCTTTGCTTGGGCTATATCCTATCAAGACCTTTTGTCTCAGGGAATAGGAGCGTTGTTTGTTATTCTATTTTTTCTGTTTTTGCTTGGGGTGGGTTTTGTCTATGAAGTTCAGAAAAAATCTTTGGATTGGACTCAAAGAGGATAA
- the ilvB gene encoding biosynthetic-type acetolactate synthase large subunit, translated as MAIGSISIQLPSSKEGTVGPEMSGADCVVASLEKEGVTTIFAYPGGASMPMHQSLTRAKSLRTVLPRHEQGGVFMAEGYARATGKVGVCMSTSGPGATNLVTGIADAYMDSVPLVAITGQVKKDMIGKGAFQETDVFGITLPIVKHSYLVIDPREIPQIIKEALLIARSGRPGPVVIDIPKDVQQAVFKPFFPTSTGLESKLAPPPLDRSILKTILDWIGKAKRPVLYVGGGIISSGAHLELLKFAEKTNIPVTTTLMGIGSFPENHKLSLKWLGMHGSVYANFAVDQCDLLLAFGVRFDDRVTGKVEAFAPKALIVHIDIDNSELNKNKRVDLAVLADIKEALSTLNQLINETKWHPPDLSTWHEEIQAWKMKFPFRYRKTEDHILPQMVVEEIYKLTRGEAILTTGVGQHQMWAGQFYNFHHPRTFLTSGGLGAMGFGFPAALGAKIAIPDATVIDIDGDGSFLMNIQELATAVTEEIPVKAVILNNQHLGMVVQWEDRFYDSNRAHTFLGCPNNKKMIYPDFPQICKGFGVKAERVTKPEELVPALKRMLEAQEPYVLDVVVPYTEHVLPMIPAGMTVKDIIIDND; from the coding sequence ATGGCCATTGGTTCGATTTCCATTCAATTGCCTTCTTCAAAAGAAGGTACAGTTGGCCCAGAGATGTCTGGAGCAGATTGTGTAGTCGCTTCACTTGAGAAAGAAGGCGTAACTACCATTTTTGCTTATCCTGGCGGTGCAAGTATGCCGATGCACCAATCTCTTACGAGAGCTAAATCCCTTAGAACCGTACTTCCTCGACATGAGCAGGGTGGAGTTTTTATGGCTGAAGGCTATGCTCGAGCCACGGGAAAAGTTGGAGTATGCATGTCAACTTCTGGGCCAGGAGCCACCAATCTTGTCACCGGTATCGCTGATGCTTATATGGATTCGGTTCCGTTAGTTGCAATCACGGGACAAGTCAAAAAAGATATGATTGGGAAAGGAGCCTTTCAAGAAACGGATGTTTTTGGGATTACCTTACCCATTGTTAAACATAGCTATTTGGTCATAGATCCAAGAGAAATTCCACAGATCATAAAAGAGGCTCTTTTGATCGCAAGGTCCGGCAGACCAGGGCCAGTCGTTATTGATATTCCTAAGGATGTCCAACAAGCTGTATTTAAACCTTTTTTCCCCACTTCTACAGGCTTGGAATCAAAACTCGCTCCCCCTCCTTTGGATCGTTCCATACTTAAGACGATTCTCGATTGGATAGGAAAAGCTAAAAGACCTGTGCTGTACGTCGGCGGAGGCATTATTTCCAGTGGCGCTCATCTTGAACTTTTAAAATTCGCTGAAAAAACAAACATTCCAGTCACAACCACACTGATGGGTATTGGCTCCTTTCCCGAGAATCATAAACTATCCCTCAAGTGGCTTGGCATGCATGGATCAGTTTATGCGAATTTTGCGGTCGATCAGTGTGATCTGCTCCTAGCCTTTGGGGTAAGATTCGACGATCGGGTTACAGGGAAAGTAGAAGCCTTTGCTCCAAAAGCACTCATCGTACATATCGACATCGACAACTCTGAGTTAAATAAGAACAAAAGAGTCGACTTAGCGGTCTTGGCTGATATAAAAGAGGCCCTTTCTACGTTGAACCAGCTTATCAATGAAACAAAATGGCATCCTCCAGACCTTTCCACTTGGCATGAAGAAATCCAAGCTTGGAAAATGAAATTTCCTTTTCGTTACAGAAAAACAGAAGATCATATTCTTCCTCAAATGGTTGTTGAAGAGATCTACAAGCTGACTCGCGGGGAAGCGATCTTAACCACTGGAGTGGGCCAACATCAGATGTGGGCTGGACAATTCTATAACTTTCATCATCCTCGGACCTTTTTGACATCCGGTGGACTGGGAGCGATGGGATTCGGTTTTCCGGCTGCGCTAGGTGCAAAAATAGCGATTCCTGATGCAACTGTCATAGATATCGATGGGGATGGCAGCTTTCTAATGAATATTCAGGAACTTGCCACTGCAGTTACCGAAGAAATACCTGTTAAGGCTGTTATTTTGAATAATCAACACCTTGGAATGGTAGTACAATGGGAAGATCGGTTCTATGATAGTAACAGAGCCCATACTTTTCTTGGATGCCCGAATAACAAAAAGATGATTTATCCTGATTTCCCTCAGATCTGCAAAGGCTTTGGAGTCAAAGCAGAAAGAGTAACAAAACCTGAGGAATTGGTTCCAGCTCTAAAAAGAATGCTTGAGGCTCAAGAACCATATGTCCTTGACGTAGTCGTTCCCTATACCGAGCATGTTTTGCCTATGATTCCTGCAGGAATGACTGTTAAGGACATTATTATTGATAACGATTGA
- a CDS encoding phenylpyruvate tautomerase MIF-related protein, with amino-acid sequence MPYLSIETNVALTEAQQKALVESASHFIVEKLKKPQSYTMISYSGAKRFLFSGNEEPAAFVELRAINLPVNNCGEFSSEICALIEKHCKIKPDRIFINFFDVPANLWGYNKTTFG; translated from the coding sequence ATGCCATATTTATCAATCGAAACGAACGTAGCTTTAACTGAGGCTCAACAAAAGGCTCTAGTTGAGTCAGCCAGTCATTTTATTGTTGAAAAACTAAAAAAACCGCAAAGTTATACGATGATTAGTTATTCGGGAGCAAAGCGATTCCTTTTCTCTGGAAATGAAGAACCAGCAGCCTTTGTGGAATTGCGTGCTATCAATCTTCCTGTTAACAATTGCGGAGAGTTTTCAAGCGAAATTTGTGCATTGATAGAAAAACATTGTAAGATAAAACCTGATCGAATTTTTATTAATTTTTTTGACGTTCCTGCAAATTTATGGGGTTACAATAAAACGACATTTGGATAA
- the rplM gene encoding 50S ribosomal protein L13, whose amino-acid sequence MKTYFQKPTEVSRNWYLIDAKDQVVGKVAVKAATLLRGKGKVIFTPNVDTGDNVIIINASKAIFSGKKEFQKRYSTYSGYIGGQKNYTPQKIRLKRPTFLIEHAVRGMIPHNRLGRKIYTKLHVYEGAEHPHTAQKPIPISID is encoded by the coding sequence GTGAAAACATATTTTCAAAAGCCAACAGAAGTTAGTCGCAACTGGTATCTTATTGATGCCAAGGATCAGGTAGTGGGTAAAGTTGCTGTCAAGGCAGCTACCCTCCTTAGAGGGAAGGGGAAGGTCATCTTTACCCCTAACGTAGATACTGGAGACAACGTTATTATTATCAATGCCTCCAAAGCTATTTTCAGTGGGAAAAAAGAATTTCAAAAAAGATATTCTACCTATTCTGGTTATATCGGAGGACAAAAGAATTATACTCCACAAAAAATCCGTTTAAAACGGCCCACATTTTTAATTGAGCATGCGGTCAGGGGGATGATTCCACATAACAGGCTTGGTAGGAAAATATATACCAAACTTCATGTCTATGAGGGGGCTGAGCATCCTCATACAGCGCAGAAACCTATTCCAATTTCAATAGATTGA
- the rpsI gene encoding 30S ribosomal protein S9: MTAIPHNMQIQATGRRKTATATVILKPGKGDVKINGKDIEFYFPTFVHRWEVVKPLEVVEGTKKFDIIGKATGGGLMGQAQAMKLAVARALIKYDSSYRSLLKKEGLLTRDPRMKERKKTGQPGARKRFQFSKR, encoded by the coding sequence ATGACAGCGATTCCTCATAATATGCAGATTCAAGCCACTGGAAGAAGGAAAACGGCAACAGCGACAGTTATTCTTAAACCCGGAAAGGGAGATGTAAAAATCAATGGGAAAGATATAGAATTTTATTTCCCAACTTTTGTTCACAGATGGGAAGTCGTAAAACCTTTGGAAGTGGTCGAAGGGACGAAAAAATTTGATATCATTGGAAAGGCTACTGGAGGGGGATTGATGGGCCAGGCCCAGGCTATGAAATTGGCGGTGGCTAGAGCGTTAATAAAGTATGATAGTTCTTATCGGAGTTTGTTGAAAAAAGAAGGGCTCTTGACACGTGATCCGCGAATGAAAGAGCGGAAAAAAACAGGACAGCCTGGAGCAAGAAAAAGATTTCAATTCTCCAAGCGTTAG
- the argC gene encoding N-acetyl-gamma-glutamyl-phosphate reductase, which produces MSPIRVGVIGASGYSGEELVRLLANHPGITLRIITSRQYENMSLGSVFPNIGQYGNLLFSNPDELETISKETDVVFLALPHGKGLPYAHYLYEQGKVVIDLSADFRLQNPLDYELYYKFSHPYTELLKKAVYALPEIYEEQIGSSNLLAMPGCYPTGVLLSIIPLLKKGWIDPQLIEVFAISGTTGAGKTLDSKLLFSEISENLRPYGFPNHRHVPEILQEIKKVAMGKPAGVLFVPVLAPLCRGILLSITATLTANISQQEAEDAVLEFYKKAPFIKVLSHGMMPELKFVLRTNYLYFSIHLFTEKNKCLVIAAIDNLGKGAAGQAIQAMNIRFGLAQTTGLGP; this is translated from the coding sequence ATGTCTCCCATCCGAGTCGGTGTCATTGGGGCCTCAGGGTATTCAGGAGAAGAATTAGTAAGGCTGTTGGCCAATCATCCTGGAATTACTCTCCGGATAATTACTTCCAGACAATATGAGAATATGTCCCTTGGTTCAGTGTTCCCAAACATTGGTCAGTATGGGAACCTGCTCTTTAGTAATCCAGACGAGTTAGAAACCATAAGTAAAGAAACCGATGTCGTCTTTCTTGCTTTACCGCATGGCAAAGGTTTGCCTTATGCTCATTATCTGTATGAACAAGGCAAGGTTGTCATTGATTTAAGTGCAGATTTTCGTCTTCAAAATCCTTTGGATTATGAACTTTATTATAAATTTTCTCATCCCTACACAGAGCTCTTGAAGAAGGCTGTTTATGCCTTACCGGAAATTTACGAAGAACAGATCGGCTCCTCAAACCTATTAGCCATGCCGGGTTGTTATCCAACCGGTGTACTGCTATCTATTATCCCTTTACTAAAGAAAGGGTGGATTGATCCTCAATTGATCGAAGTTTTTGCGATCAGCGGGACTACGGGTGCGGGAAAGACTTTGGATTCCAAATTATTATTTAGTGAAATCTCCGAAAATTTGAGACCGTACGGTTTTCCTAATCATCGCCATGTCCCTGAAATTCTACAAGAAATAAAGAAAGTGGCAATGGGGAAGCCTGCAGGAGTGCTTTTTGTGCCGGTTTTGGCTCCTCTTTGTAGGGGCATTCTACTGAGCATCACTGCGACTCTAACCGCTAACATTTCGCAACAAGAAGCAGAAGATGCGGTATTGGAATTTTATAAAAAAGCTCCCTTCATAAAAGTCTTGAGCCATGGGATGATGCCGGAGCTGAAATTTGTGCTTCGTACCAATTATTTATATTTTTCCATTCACTTGTTCACTGAAAAGAATAAGTGTCTAGTAATAGCAGCGATTGATAATCTAGGGAAAGGAGCAGCGGGACAGGCTATACAGGCAATGAACATAAGGTTTGGATTAGCTCAAACCACTGGATTAGGCCCATGA
- the argJ gene encoding bifunctional glutamate N-acetyltransferase/amino-acid acetyltransferase ArgJ: MKEESIEFIKSGGVTAPRGYLASGISCGIKPGKKSDLALVVSQQLADIAGVFTQNKVKAAPVIVSMQRVKKGKARAVVINSGNANACTGSRGIEDAEQMTTVTASFLGCSPDEVCVCSTGRIGVYLPMKKIIRGIEKACKQLNVEGGKDAAEAIMTTDTVPKQAALKVKIEDKEIIIGGMAKGAGMIAPNLATTLGIITTDASLSPEYLNSVLHSCVQETFNRISIDGETSTNDTILVFSNGLAKNTTIGMDSPHKGIFKNALRLVLDRLAREVLEDGEGVTKVVEILVQGAASEKEAELVARSIGNSLLVKCSWNGEDPNWGRILCAIGYSGANVDQNKIDLFYNGFQVVASGVRTETKESLIKKTVKMPMFSLLVDLHIGSGQYRFFTTDISERYVRINKGE, translated from the coding sequence ATGAAAGAGGAATCTATCGAATTCATTAAATCTGGAGGTGTAACGGCTCCTCGAGGCTATCTTGCTTCTGGGATAAGTTGCGGCATAAAACCTGGTAAAAAAAGCGATTTGGCTTTGGTGGTTTCTCAACAACTTGCAGATATTGCAGGGGTGTTTACACAAAACAAAGTGAAAGCAGCTCCCGTTATTGTATCCATGCAAAGGGTGAAAAAAGGCAAAGCGAGGGCTGTCGTTATTAACTCCGGTAATGCCAATGCGTGTACGGGATCTAGGGGCATTGAAGATGCTGAGCAGATGACTACTGTGACAGCCTCCTTTCTTGGTTGTTCTCCAGATGAAGTTTGTGTCTGTTCGACAGGCAGGATTGGAGTGTATCTTCCCATGAAAAAAATTATCCGAGGGATAGAAAAGGCCTGTAAGCAGCTCAATGTGGAAGGAGGGAAAGATGCCGCTGAAGCGATAATGACTACCGATACTGTCCCCAAACAGGCAGCTTTAAAAGTAAAAATAGAAGACAAGGAAATTATTATTGGAGGAATGGCCAAAGGGGCTGGAATGATTGCTCCCAACTTAGCAACAACCCTTGGAATAATAACCACAGATGCCTCTCTTTCTCCCGAATACCTTAACAGTGTCTTACACAGTTGTGTACAGGAAACCTTCAATAGGATCTCTATTGATGGAGAAACCTCCACCAACGATACCATTTTAGTGTTCTCAAATGGGCTAGCAAAAAATACAACGATCGGCATGGATAGCCCTCATAAAGGAATTTTCAAAAATGCTTTGCGACTGGTTCTGGATCGGCTTGCCAGGGAGGTGTTAGAAGATGGTGAAGGGGTAACTAAAGTCGTTGAAATTTTGGTTCAAGGTGCTGCTTCAGAAAAAGAAGCGGAGCTTGTGGCCAGGTCCATAGGGAATTCTCTGCTGGTGAAATGTTCATGGAATGGTGAAGATCCCAACTGGGGAAGGATCCTGTGTGCCATTGGGTATTCTGGGGCGAATGTGGATCAGAATAAAATTGATCTTTTTTATAATGGTTTTCAGGTTGTTGCTTCTGGGGTAAGAACCGAAACCAAGGAAAGCCTGATTAAAAAAACTGTAAAAATGCCAATGTTTTCTCTTCTAGTAGATCTTCATATTGGGTCAGGACAATATAGGTTTTTTACAACGGATATTTCTGAGCGTTATGTGAGAATTAACAAAGGAGAATAA
- the argB gene encoding acetylglutamate kinase → MHTINAEEVTPEQKVRIFLEALPYVQKFRDSIFVIKYGGAAMEAPFLVERTLRDIVLLEAVGIHPLIIHGGGEAINKAMKSQGMRPKFVNGIRVTDKDLIALIEKVLCKEIGPFIAQKIIEYGAKAVFIPGYEVFSAVKWQAFSSQGYPIDYGYVGSIVAADIHPLLKLLHNQFIVVVSPLAKGENGEIYNVNADIAASKMAKFIKAKKLIYLTNTSGILADEKNPNSTISVVDKRRIDALKKKELFMEA, encoded by the coding sequence ATGCATACTATAAATGCCGAAGAAGTAACTCCTGAGCAAAAAGTCCGCATTTTTTTAGAAGCCCTGCCCTATGTACAAAAGTTTAGAGATTCTATTTTTGTAATCAAATATGGGGGAGCGGCCATGGAAGCTCCTTTTCTTGTGGAAAGGACCTTGCGTGATATCGTTTTGCTTGAAGCTGTTGGGATTCATCCTTTGATTATTCATGGAGGAGGGGAAGCGATCAACAAAGCGATGAAGTCCCAGGGAATGCGCCCAAAGTTTGTCAATGGAATTAGGGTAACAGACAAAGACCTTATCGCCTTAATAGAAAAGGTGCTTTGTAAAGAAATAGGCCCCTTTATAGCCCAGAAAATTATTGAGTATGGAGCAAAAGCGGTGTTTATTCCAGGCTATGAAGTCTTTAGCGCTGTCAAGTGGCAGGCTTTTTCTTCCCAAGGTTATCCAATTGATTATGGTTATGTTGGCTCGATTGTTGCAGCGGATATCCATCCACTGTTAAAACTGCTTCATAATCAGTTTATCGTTGTTGTTTCTCCCTTAGCGAAAGGGGAAAACGGTGAAATTTACAATGTCAATGCTGATATTGCTGCAAGTAAAATGGCAAAATTTATAAAAGCAAAAAAATTAATATATCTAACCAACACCAGCGGCATCCTTGCGGATGAAAAAAATCCAAACTCTACTATTTCTGTTGTCGATAAGCGGAGGATCGATGCATTAAAAAAGAAGGAACTATTCATGGAGGCATGA
- a CDS encoding aspartate aminotransferase family protein codes for MQEISEEQLIFDGYQQHIVPSYRRLPLVVDHGEGSYLWDIKGKKYLDFTGGIAVNVLGHSHPVIREALQHQSGKLIHCSNLYFHEPAWRLSRKIVSLIGQGKVFFSNSGAEANECLFKVARRYGESSNRFEILSFEGSFHGRTLAGIAATGQQRIKKGFGPPIPGFRTIPKAGAKEFVEFLSEQTIALIVEPIQGESGVHVFPSQDLIEIRQICWKKKILFLSMKSNLGYGAQVSFLHGRAWSLTE; via the coding sequence ATGCAGGAAATTAGCGAAGAACAATTAATTTTTGATGGATATCAACAACATATAGTTCCTAGCTATCGCAGACTGCCACTGGTGGTAGATCATGGGGAAGGAAGTTATCTCTGGGATATCAAAGGCAAGAAATATTTGGATTTTACTGGTGGCATTGCTGTTAATGTTTTAGGCCATAGCCATCCGGTTATTCGGGAAGCTTTGCAGCACCAATCGGGAAAACTCATCCATTGCTCTAATCTCTACTTTCATGAGCCTGCCTGGAGGCTTTCTCGAAAAATTGTTTCTCTTATTGGCCAAGGTAAAGTATTTTTTTCAAATAGCGGAGCCGAAGCCAATGAATGTCTTTTTAAAGTAGCTAGAAGATATGGAGAGTCTTCGAATAGATTTGAAATTCTTTCTTTTGAAGGCTCCTTTCATGGTAGAACCTTGGCTGGAATAGCTGCAACAGGACAGCAAAGAATCAAAAAAGGCTTTGGTCCTCCAATACCTGGATTTCGAACGATACCAAAGGCAGGGGCTAAAGAGTTTGTAGAATTTCTTTCAGAACAGACGATAGCCCTTATTGTTGAGCCTATTCAGGGGGAAAGTGGGGTGCATGTTTTTCCATCCCAGGATTTAATTGAGATAAGGCAGATCTGTTGGAAGAAAAAAATTCTTTTTTTATCGATGAAATCCAATCTGGGATATGGCGCACAGGTCAGTTTCTTGCATGGCAGAGCCTGGTCGCTGACAGAATGA
- a CDS encoding aminotransferase class III-fold pyridoxal phosphate-dependent enzyme, translating into MEEKNSFFIDEIQSGIWRTGQFLAWQSLVADRMTYQNLLPDGVSLAKGLGGGFPIGASWINSEYCDVLDEGSHGTTFGGSPLACHVALTVLEEIERKGFNKNILAMGNYLLSSLKKLEKKPQSLLQEVRGMGGMLGLELSVPSFQAAIALLERGLLVAPSSGNTIRLLPPLNVSFEQIQEAESILKQFLFSVL; encoded by the coding sequence TTGGAAGAAAAAAATTCTTTTTTTATCGATGAAATCCAATCTGGGATATGGCGCACAGGTCAGTTTCTTGCATGGCAGAGCCTGGTCGCTGACAGAATGACTTATCAAAACCTTCTTCCTGATGGGGTATCCCTCGCTAAAGGATTAGGAGGAGGCTTCCCAATAGGAGCTAGTTGGATTAACAGTGAATATTGCGATGTATTGGATGAAGGATCACATGGGACAACCTTTGGTGGTTCTCCTTTGGCTTGTCATGTGGCTCTCACTGTGCTGGAAGAGATTGAAAGAAAAGGCTTTAACAAAAATATCCTAGCAATGGGGAACTATCTTCTTTCTTCTCTTAAGAAACTAGAAAAAAAGCCTCAAAGCCTATTGCAAGAAGTTAGAGGGATGGGCGGAATGCTTGGACTGGAACTATCGGTTCCTTCTTTTCAAGCAGCCATAGCTTTACTGGAAAGAGGTCTTCTTGTAGCCCCCTCAAGCGGCAATACAATAAGGTTGTTGCCTCCACTGAATGTTTCTTTTGAGCAGATTCAAGAGGCAGAAAGCATTCTAAAGCAATTTTTGTTTTCTGTGTTATAA